The sequence below is a genomic window from Candidatus Rokuibacteriota bacterium.
AATCGGAAGGGGGGCGAAGCCCCCCTCCGACGATAGGTATGCCTGACGTCGTGGTGGCCGGTGCCGCCGGCCGGATGGGGTCCCGGGTCGTCGCGTGCCTGCAGGAGGACAAGGAGCTTCGCCTGGTCGGCGCCCTGGAGGCGCTAGGACACCCGGCCGTCGGCCGGGACGCCGGTGAGGTGGCGGGAGTCGGCAAGCTCGGCGTGACGCTCGCGGCGGATCCCCGAGCGCTTCTCACGCGCGACCGGATCCTCGTCGAGTTCTCGGTCCCCGAGGCAACCCTGGAGCACCTGCAGCTGGTCGCCCGGAGCGGGGCCCGGGCGGTCATCGGCACGACCGGCTTTTCCGAGGCCCAGCGGGAGGAGATCGGCCGGCTCGCCCGGCAGGTCCCCGTCCTCCTGTCCCCCAACATGAGCGTGGGGGTGACGCTCGCCCTGAAACTCCTCGCCCAGATGGCGGCCGTGCTCGGCGAGGAGTACGACGTGGAGATCACCGAGATCCACCACCGCTTCAAGAAGGACGCCCCCAGCGGCACGGCCCTCCGGATGGCGGAGGTGATCGCCCATGCCCTCGGCCGGACCCTGTCCCAGGTCGCGGTGTACGGCCGGCAGGGACTGCCGGGGGAGCGAACCCGACAGGAGATCGGAATCCTCTCCCTCCGCTCGGGCGACATCGTCGGGGAGCACACGGTCTCCTTCGGCACTCTCGGCGAGCGGCTCGAGCTGACCCACCGGGCCCACAGCCGGGACACCTTCGCCCGCGGCGCCCTCCGCGCGGCCAAGTTCATCGCGACGGCACCCCCGGGCCTCTACTCCATGCAGGACGTCCTCGGCCTGAAATAAAAGGCAGGGAGCGCACCCGCGCCGAAGGCGTGGGTGCCGCCTGTGCTCGCCAGACCCGCCCGGCCCACCCGCTGCGCGCGGGCGGGGGCCGGGCCCCCGGCGCCGAAGGCGTGGGGAGGGGCCGTGCCACCCGCTGCCTGCGCCGTGAGAGTAGAAGAGCGGAGGAGGAGATGAAGATCGTGCGCTTCAAGGCCAACGGCAAAATCCGATACGGCATCCTGGAGGGACACCACGTCGTCGAGTACGCGGGGACCCCCTTCGG
It includes:
- the dapB gene encoding 4-hydroxy-tetrahydrodipicolinate reductase; amino-acid sequence: MPDVVVAGAAGRMGSRVVACLQEDKELRLVGALEALGHPAVGRDAGEVAGVGKLGVTLAADPRALLTRDRILVEFSVPEATLEHLQLVARSGARAVIGTTGFSEAQREEIGRLARQVPVLLSPNMSVGVTLALKLLAQMAAVLGEEYDVEITEIHHRFKKDAPSGTALRMAEVIAHALGRTLSQVAVYGRQGLPGERTRQEIGILSLRSGDIVGEHTVSFGTLGERLELTHRAHSRDTFARGALRAAKFIATAPPGLYSMQDVLGLK